TGCTTTATTTTCGATACGGAACGGGGTAATATCCATTCCATTAAAAATGACACTTGTTTTTTCTTGTGGGATGCCATCTTCTATTAAAACGGTTTGGAGTGCCTTACTTACCGTTATAAAGTGATCCGTCCAGCGACGTGTTTGTTTTTCCATAAGAGTTGCGCCAAAAGAAGCTAGTGGACTCACATAATCATATTTTAAATTACTATGGACTGTGGTAAATGTTGTGCAGTCCAATGAACGAGTCGCCAATCTTCCCAAAAAGTTAGCTTTAACTCCGTGCGTATGCACAATGTCTGGATTCATAGCGATAATTTCCTGCTTTAATCCCTGCAAAATACGGAAATCGAAGCGTCCATATGTATGTAATGTTGTCACTTTGATACCAGCTTCACGCAATTTTCTCGCAAATAACGCATCGTAAAAGCATACGACGGCTGCCTCTACTTGCTTCTTAGAAAAAGAAGTAAGCAGATTGAGAATATGCTGTTCAGCTCCACCAAATTCTCCACCGCCGATTACGTGGAGGACACGTAGTTTGCTTGTCATGTAATCCACCCGAACCTTTCCAACAGACCATTTCAAATATACCAGATGAAGCGGTGATTCGCAATATGACCGTACTTATGGTATGGTAAACGTGACATTTTTTTATAGACTTGTTTTCGCTTTAGCAAGTGAATATTGGGTTAGAAACGTGAATAAGGATGAGGAAAATAGATATGGACAAGCGACATAATGTATTAATACTCTCGTATATATTTCCACCAATTGGAGGCGGTGGTGTTCCACGTCCGCTTAAAATGGCTAAATATCTAGGGGAATTCGGCTGGGGTGTACATGTGCTTACTGCGGACCCGAGCTATCATGCTACCCTTGATCCTACTTTACTGGCAGATGTTCCTACAGATGTGCACATCCATCGAGCAAAGGAGCTGACTGCGAAATTCCGTAAACCAGCAAACAATACGCAAGCATCGTCTGGTAAGCAAGCTGCTGGTAAGCAGGCCTCCAGTAATCCTGCGGCAAGAAATAATGTATCCGATTCGAATTCTGATCGTGCAAAAGAACAAGGGGAAGACGACAGCAAGATGGCTGTCTCAAAAGCAGAAAATGTCGCATTAGCTTCAAGACAACAGACTGAGGGAAGCGTTCAGCCTTCCTTGGTGGCACGGCTTACGAGCACATTATTTCAAACAGCCAAAAAAATAAAGCCGTACCTGCTTATCCCGGATGATCAAATATTGTGGTATCCTGAGGCATTGAAGGTGGGGCGTGAGATCATGCGCAAGCACCGCATTGATGTGATCTTCTCTACATCTGGTCCCGTAACAAACCATCTTGTCGCTCGTAAGCTAGCAGCAGAGTTCGGCTGTAAATGGATTGCAGACTTCCGAGATCCTTGGACTCAAAATATGCATCGATCAGGCATTGCTTGGCGTGAGCGTCTGGAAGAGCGAATGGAAGCAAAGGTCATGAAGCAAGCTGATGTTATTACAACAGTGACGGCTACATTTGCTGAAAATTTCCAAACGAAATATCCAGCTACCGCAAACCGATTGGAGCTCATTTATAATGGCTTTGACAAAGCCGATTTTGCAAAGCTGACTCCTGCACATATGGCACCCGATCGGTTTCATGCCGCTTATGCAGGTATTTTATATCAGAAACGCAATCCACGATTATTGCTGGGTGCGATCAAGGAACTGATTGATGAAGGTCTAGTTGATCAACAGGAGATATGCCTTTCATTTGCAGGGGTCTTTGACTATCCGGGCTATACAGAAAATCGAGATTGCGTAGAGCAGCTTGGTTTGCAGAAAGTAGTCAGAGTGCTAGGCAATCTACCTCATAAAGAAGCACTAGGCCTGATGAGCGGTGCAGATGCTCTATTGATGATCGGAGACGTGACTCCTGATGCAGGAGCCTATATCCCTGGTAAGCTTTATGAATACATGGGGGTTGGTAAGCCTATTTTAGCGTTAAATATGCCAGGTGAGGCGACGGAGATCATCCAACGCTTTGGTTTAGGGGAGGTAGCCAATCCCACTGATAAGGAAGCGATGAAGCGAGCGTATCTACATCTGTATCAGAATTGGAAACAGCAAAAGGAGAACGGGGCTAGTCCGCAACGCGATGAGAGCTTCTATGATCGTGTTAAGCTGTACGAACGCCGTGAACAAGCAGGCCAGCTAGCACAGGTTATGAATGAGCTAGTAGACGGTACTAGGGAAGCTAAGAAAGCAGGTCCTGTGCAACAATAAACGAACAGCAAAAGCGTGTTGGAGTGTCACACACTCGCACGCTTTTTGTAATGGATCAGTACAAATACAAAAAACTCTCTATCGGTCAGTAACTGACAAGCAATAGAGAGTTTTTTATTTGTAATGCTGATCTTATAAATTAATCAAGTAAATATTTCTTCACTTCTTCTGGATCTTTCATTTTAATGTTTTCCCCATATTTAAAGAAAGTGAACTTAACCTCCTGATCCATGTAGCCACCACCTGGGATCGGCAGGATGATCCAGGTTTGATAGCTATGAATCAATCCATCGTCCTTTCCAATACCCACAGTCATCTTAATGGTGGTGTTAGCCAGAATCTCATTGATATCAGGACGATCCTGTAATTGCTCCTTAAAGGCCGCAAAAAGATCGCTATCAGCCTTCTCTACCCATTCCTTACCCGTAATTTTGATCTGATACGGAATAGTCTCTGTGCTAATCACCTTTTCATCAGGCATCTGCACTGCTTTGTCTAAGAAAGGTAACCAGGCTTCATAACCACGAAATACATCAACAGGAAGTGGTTCCTCTCGTGCAGTTATCCAATTGCCGCCTTTGAAAATATAGCGTTCGTCACCCTTACGGTAGTAAACAAATTCCTGACGAGCGATGCGACCAGTCACCTGATAAGCATCTGGGCCTTCCACGATACCATCAAACATACTTGTGGTCTCACGTGACATCATCCGATTTTTCACGTAGCCGCTAAACCAGTATTTACTAGGATCGACCTCTGTTTTGACACCATTTTTCATCATCTCAAAGGAAGATTTCCCCTTTTCCAAAGCAGCACGCAAAACGGCAGCAGGATTTTCAGCAGGGGTAATGCCGGCAGGAGCAGTATCTTCAAGCTTTACGAACTCCTTTGGAGCAGATTCATACGTACAACCGGAGAGGAGAGTGAGCGCAGTTATGCTCGCCAGCAACCATTTTCCCTTATTTTGAAGCATAACGAACCCTCCTCACGATACCAAAAGCAAACAGTGCTATGGTGATGCCAACAGCAATTGGGAAGACAGGGATCTGATGGCGTTTGAATACTAGAATACGATGATTATCGTACATCGTAGCAACCAGCTCGTTCTCCTGATCTCCGTCAATGTCTCCAACTTGCATTTTAATTAATGGTAAATAAATCTTCCAATTCTGCTTCAGACCATCCTGTGTATAGTCAAAGCCGGAGAGATAA
The nucleotide sequence above comes from Brevibacillus laterosporus LMG 15441. Encoded proteins:
- a CDS encoding glycosyltransferase family 4 protein gives rise to the protein MDKRHNVLILSYIFPPIGGGGVPRPLKMAKYLGEFGWGVHVLTADPSYHATLDPTLLADVPTDVHIHRAKELTAKFRKPANNTQASSGKQAAGKQASSNPAARNNVSDSNSDRAKEQGEDDSKMAVSKAENVALASRQQTEGSVQPSLVARLTSTLFQTAKKIKPYLLIPDDQILWYPEALKVGREIMRKHRIDVIFSTSGPVTNHLVARKLAAEFGCKWIADFRDPWTQNMHRSGIAWRERLEERMEAKVMKQADVITTVTATFAENFQTKYPATANRLELIYNGFDKADFAKLTPAHMAPDRFHAAYAGILYQKRNPRLLLGAIKELIDEGLVDQQEICLSFAGVFDYPGYTENRDCVEQLGLQKVVRVLGNLPHKEALGLMSGADALLMIGDVTPDAGAYIPGKLYEYMGVGKPILALNMPGEATEIIQRFGLGEVANPTDKEAMKRAYLHLYQNWKQQKENGASPQRDESFYDRVKLYERREQAGQLAQVMNELVDGTREAKKAGPVQQ